The sequence GTGGACCCGGCAGTGATCGCGCCCGTCGCCGTCGTCGGCCCCACCGCCACCGGCAAGACCGCGCTCGGTGTCGAACTCGCGCTCGCACTGGGCGGCGAGGTCGTCAACGCCGACGCCATGCAGCTCTACCGAGGCATGGACATCGGTACGGCCAAGGCCACCCCCTCCGAACGCAAGGGCGTGCCGCACCATCTGCTCGACGTCCTCGACGTCACCGAGACCGCCTCGGTGGCGGCCTACCAGGAGCAGGCACGCTCGATCATCGAAGGGCTGCTCGAAGCCGACCGCGTTCCGGTCATCGTCGGCGGTTCCGGACTGTATGTACAGGCGATCGTGGACGACCTCCGTTTCCCGGGAACCGACCCCGCCGTGCGCCGTGATCTGGAACGGCAGGCCGGTGCGGAGGGCACCGCCGCGCTGCACCGCAGGCTCGCGATGCTCGACCCGAAGGCCGCCGCGACGATCCTGCCCGGCGACACCCGGCGAGTGGTGAGAGCGCTGGAGGTCATCGCTATCACCGGTGAGCCGTTCTCGGCGAACCTGCCCACCCCGGGGCCGCCACGGTACGGGACTGTCCTCATCGGAATCGACAGGGATGCTGAGGAACTCGACACGCGGCTGGAACTGCGGGTGGAGCACATGTTCGACGCAGGACTCGTCGATGAGGTGCGTTCGCTCGAACAGCGTGGGCTGCGCCAGGGCAGGACGGCGTCACGAGCGCTCGGATACCGTCAGGTGCTCGACGCGCTGGCCGGTAACGGCGATCTCGACGCCGCCGCGAGGGACACCGTGGTGGCGACGCGCCGCTTCGTCCGCAGGCAACGCTCGTGGTTCCGGCGCGACGACCGGATCACGTGGTTCGACGGTGGCAGGACGGACCTGGTCGCCGCCGTGCTGTCACATCTCGACCCGTAACCTTGGAGACATGGCTGGCATCGAGTTCCTCAAGGGGCACGGCACCCAGAACGACTTCGTGCTTCTGCCCGATCCCGACGCGGCGCTGGAGCTGACCGGGAAGCGGGTCGCCGCGCTGTGCGACCGGCAGCAGGGGATCGGTGCCGACGGGGTGCTCAGGGTCGTGCGCTCGTCCGCGATGGGTGCCGACTCGAAGGGCGAGTGGTTCATGGACTACCGCAACGCCGACGGATCGATAGCGGAGATGTGCGGCAACGGCGTTCGGGTCTTCGCCCGGTACCTCGTCGAGGCAGGACTCGAAGCGGGACCGGAATTCGTCATCGGTACCAGGGCAGGCGACCGGCCGGTGCGGGTGCAGGCCGACGCCTCGGGTGAACTCTCCGTCACCGTGCACATGGGACCGGTCACCGTGACCGGGACCTCGGTCGCTGTCGTCGGCGGAAGGCAGGTCTCCGGGGTCGCGGTGGACGTCGGCAACCCGCATCTGGTCTCGGTCATCGATGACGACGTGAGCACCCTCGATCTGAGCAGGGCTCCTCGCTACGACACCGAACTCTTCCCCGAAGGCGTCAACCTGGAGTTCGTCAACCTGCTCGGTCCCGATGCGTTGCGCATGCGTGTCCACGAGCGCGGGGTCGGGGAGACCAGGGCGTGCGGAACCGGCACGGTCGCGGCGGTCGCGGCAGCACTGCACCTGCGTGGCGACGACACCGGAGAATCCACAGTAGACATCCCTGGGGGTCGAGTGGTGGTGACCGTCGGCAAGGGAACCTCGACACTTACCGGGCCCGCTGCGTTCGTCGCGAGGGGTGAACTCGATGCCGCGTGGTGGGATTCCCTCGGGGAGAGGTGATGCGCCGTCTCCGTTCGCGCGGAGACGAGCGCGCCATGCGGAGGCGGTGAGTCTCCGATCGGCCGCTCCGGACAGGGACGCCGCCGTCCGTCGAAGAGGTCGCTTGCCAGCTGGCGCTCGGTCAGGACGTTTCCCGTGGCGACGCGCACGGTCGGTCACCACAGCAGAACGCTCTGTGAGGTAGCGGGCGTTCATCGCCGGTAAGTCGGCGACACGTGGGCTCGTCTGCCGGGAATAGGTCCTCCGCTCGTCCGGTTGGCATACGTGACAGCGCTCACCAGCGAGTCGTCGAGACGACCGTCCTCGTGAACTCGGCGGAAAGAACGCCCCATGAACAGTGCCCATGAACAAGGGCGGCCGAGGAGGCGCTGTCCGGGCGTTTCGGCGCGTCGGCCACCACCGCACGGCGGTGAGTGCGGCGCCGCCTGGACGATTAATGGGCTCGTTCTTTCCCACGCACCGTGGGACGATAGGGAGACGATGACAGAACTGACACACAACGCCGTTCCCGCCGATCAGCTCGATGACATCGAACTGTCGCAGGGTGAACTCGAACTCTCCGACCGCGCTTCGCTGCGCAGGGTCGTGGGCCTTTCCACCGAACTCGCCGACATCACCGAGGTCGAATACCGGCAGCTGCGGCTGGAACGCGTCGTGCTCGTCGGGGTGTGGACCGAGGGAACAGCGGAACAGTCCGAGGAATCGCTGGCCGAGCTCGCCCGCCTTGCCGAGACCGCGGGCTCCGAGGTACTCGAGGGGCTCGTCCAGCGCCGTTCACGGCCAGACCCCGCCACCTACATCGGGTCCGGCAAGGTGAAGGAACTCGCCGACATCGTCGTCGCCACCGGCGCCGACACGGTGATCTGCGACGGTGAACTCTCGCCGGGCCAGTTGCGGCAGCTCGAGGAGAAGCTGCGCGTGAAGGTCATCGACCGCACGGCGCTGATCCTCGATATCTTCGCCCAGCACGCCCGCTCGCGTGAGGGCAAGGCTCAGGTCGAGCTGGCGCAGTTGCAGTACCTCATCCCGCGCCTTCGCGGGTGGGGCCAGTCGCTGTCGCGGCAGGCAGGTGGCCGGGCCGGTGGTGCCAACGGCGGCGTGGGTCTGCGTGGTCCCGGTGAGACGAAGCTGGAGACCGACCGCAGGCGCATCAACAAGCGCATCGCGAAGCTGCGCAAGGACATCGCCGCGATGGACACCATCAGGGCCACCAAGCGGGGGCGCAGGGTCGCCAACGAGGTGCCGAGCGTCGCGCTGATCGGATACACCAACGCCGGCAAATCCAGCCTGCTCAATGCCCTCACCGGCGCGGGGGTACTGGTGGAGGACGCCCTGTTCGCCACCCTCGACCCCACCACGCGGAGGGCCTCGACCCCTGACGGGCTGGAGTACACGATCACCGACACCGTCGGGTTCGTGCGGCATCTGCCTCACCAGCTCGTGGACGCCTTCCGCTCCACGCTCGACGAGGCGGCGGACGCGGACCTGCTTCTGCACGTGGTGGACGGTGCCGCGCCTGCGCCCGAAGACCAGGTCGTGGCGGTGCGCGAGGTCCTCGGTGAGATCGCCCAGAAGCGATCCGAGCCGCTGCCCCCCGAACTGGTGGTCGTGAACAAGGCCGACGTCGCCGACGAGGTGACGCTCGCGCGGCTGCGCAACCTCCTTCCCGACGCCGTGGTCGTCTCCGCCCACCGCAGGCAGGGGCTGGACACTCTCGCTGCGGAGATCGCCACGCGCCTGCCCCGTCCGGAGACGCTGGTGGAGGTTCTCGTGCCCTACGCGCACGGCGAACTCGTGGCCCGGGCACACGCCGATGGCGAGGTACTGGCGGAGGAGCACAGGCCAGAAGGGACGTTGCTCACGGCGAGGGTGCATGCGGAACTCGCCGCCACTCTCTCGGCGTACGTCACCGACGGGTCGCGAGCCTGACGCTAACGTAGCGGGGTGGCGCGACTCGGTTTGGCGGCGACAGCGGCGCTTTCCACACTGTCCGCGCTCGCGGCGACGCTGCTGTCACCGTCCTTCTCCGGCACGGCAAACGCGGGCACCGCGGACACCGCGCCGAAGGCGGTGTGCTCGGTCGGTGATCCCCGGCTCGCTGAGCTGTCGGGTCTCACGGCCGACTCCGAACACCTCTACGCGGTGGCCGACGGCGGCACCCGGGTCGAGGTTCTCGTCCTCGACGACGACTGTCAGGTGCGGGACGTGCTGACCGCGCCGACCGATCCCTACGACGTGGAAGATCTCGCGCTCGGTCCCGACGCGACGTTGTGGCTCGGCGACACCGGGGACAACCGTCAGGTGCGCGAGACAGTGGCTCTGCACGTCCTGTCGCGCGACGGTACGTCCGCGCTGTATCGCCTCACGTATCCGGACGGCCCGCAGGACGCCGAGGCACTCGTGGTGGACGGCGAGGGAACGCCCTACATCATCACCAAGAGCGCGGTCGGCTCCTCCCGTGTTTACCGGCCCTCCGGTCCGCTGGTGAGCCCGGGGCCGACGCCTCTGGAGGAGGTCGCCACGGTGTCGCTGCTGCCGACGGCGACGCAGGGTGGTCCGCTCGGGGTCGCGGGGAGCGTTCTCATTACCGGCGCCGCGCTGTCGCCGGACGGCAGCGTGGTGGCTCTGCGGACGTACACCGACGCCTATCTCTATCCGGTCACCGGAGGGGACATCGCTGGAGCGTTCGGCCACGAACCCGTGCGCGTCCCT comes from Saccharomonospora xinjiangensis XJ-54 and encodes:
- the miaA gene encoding tRNA (adenosine(37)-N6)-dimethylallyltransferase MiaA, translated to MDPAVIAPVAVVGPTATGKTALGVELALALGGEVVNADAMQLYRGMDIGTAKATPSERKGVPHHLLDVLDVTETASVAAYQEQARSIIEGLLEADRVPVIVGGSGLYVQAIVDDLRFPGTDPAVRRDLERQAGAEGTAALHRRLAMLDPKAAATILPGDTRRVVRALEVIAITGEPFSANLPTPGPPRYGTVLIGIDRDAEELDTRLELRVEHMFDAGLVDEVRSLEQRGLRQGRTASRALGYRQVLDALAGNGDLDAAARDTVVATRRFVRRQRSWFRRDDRITWFDGGRTDLVAAVLSHLDP
- the dapF gene encoding diaminopimelate epimerase; translation: MAGIEFLKGHGTQNDFVLLPDPDAALELTGKRVAALCDRQQGIGADGVLRVVRSSAMGADSKGEWFMDYRNADGSIAEMCGNGVRVFARYLVEAGLEAGPEFVIGTRAGDRPVRVQADASGELSVTVHMGPVTVTGTSVAVVGGRQVSGVAVDVGNPHLVSVIDDDVSTLDLSRAPRYDTELFPEGVNLEFVNLLGPDALRMRVHERGVGETRACGTGTVAAVAAALHLRGDDTGESTVDIPGGRVVVTVGKGTSTLTGPAAFVARGELDAAWWDSLGER
- the hflX gene encoding GTPase HflX, translating into MTELTHNAVPADQLDDIELSQGELELSDRASLRRVVGLSTELADITEVEYRQLRLERVVLVGVWTEGTAEQSEESLAELARLAETAGSEVLEGLVQRRSRPDPATYIGSGKVKELADIVVATGADTVICDGELSPGQLRQLEEKLRVKVIDRTALILDIFAQHARSREGKAQVELAQLQYLIPRLRGWGQSLSRQAGGRAGGANGGVGLRGPGETKLETDRRRINKRIAKLRKDIAAMDTIRATKRGRRVANEVPSVALIGYTNAGKSSLLNALTGAGVLVEDALFATLDPTTRRASTPDGLEYTITDTVGFVRHLPHQLVDAFRSTLDEAADADLLLHVVDGAAPAPEDQVVAVREVLGEIAQKRSEPLPPELVVVNKADVADEVTLARLRNLLPDAVVVSAHRRQGLDTLAAEIATRLPRPETLVEVLVPYAHGELVARAHADGEVLAEEHRPEGTLLTARVHAELAATLSAYVTDGSRA